In a single window of the candidate division KSB1 bacterium genome:
- a CDS encoding 2-oxoacid:acceptor oxidoreductase subunit alpha codes for MSKPVESLKEATIRFAGDSGDGMQLVGGEMANTSALIGNDIGVLPDFPAEIRAPAGTLPGVSGYQLHISSFDIHTPGEKYDALVAMNPAALKTNLENLKPNGILIINVGGFKDRNLKLAHYDSNPLEDGSLDKYQLFAVDMNTLTHKALEELGLSAKIVDRCKNFFALGMVFWLYNRTMDHALSLLKSKFSKKPELAEANSRALKAGSVYCEATEQFATSYEVKPAKLPRGKYRNISGNTATALGLIAASQKSGLPLFLGSYPITPASDILHELSKYKHYGVRTFQAEDEIAAICSVIGAAYSGSLAVTSTSGPGLALKGEALGLAISVELPLVVCNVQRAGPSTGMPTKTEQADLMQALYGRNGEAPLPVVAASKPADCFETAYEACRIAIKHMTPVLFLSDGYLANGAEPWPIPKAEDLPEIPVNFAKDPESFEPFLRDEDTLARPWAIPGTPGLEHRIGGIEKEAVTGNVSYDPRNHEYMTRMRAEKIEKIANDIPPTEIEGKKTGDLLLVGWGSTYGAIKTAVEHKQKEGKPVSRIHIIHLNPLPKDLGEILKSFKHVLIPEINAGQLVNVIRAKYMVPAIGFNKVQGLPFFSSEIEQKIDEILESK; via the coding sequence TCAAAGAAGCAACCATTCGATTTGCCGGCGACTCGGGTGACGGAATGCAGCTTGTTGGCGGAGAAATGGCCAACACATCCGCTTTAATTGGAAATGACATCGGAGTTCTGCCGGATTTCCCCGCGGAGATTCGCGCTCCTGCCGGTACTTTACCCGGCGTAAGTGGTTATCAGTTACACATCAGCAGTTTTGATATTCATACTCCCGGGGAAAAATATGACGCCTTGGTAGCCATGAACCCTGCTGCGCTTAAAACGAACCTTGAAAATCTCAAGCCAAATGGGATTTTAATTATAAATGTGGGAGGCTTTAAAGATCGAAACCTGAAACTTGCACATTACGATTCCAATCCACTTGAAGACGGCTCATTAGATAAATATCAGCTTTTTGCAGTCGACATGAACACGCTTACCCACAAAGCTCTCGAGGAGCTTGGCCTCTCAGCAAAGATTGTGGATCGGTGCAAAAACTTTTTCGCACTGGGTATGGTGTTCTGGCTTTATAATCGTACGATGGACCATGCGTTGAGCTTACTTAAATCGAAATTTTCAAAGAAACCTGAGCTTGCTGAAGCCAATTCGCGCGCACTCAAAGCTGGGTCCGTGTATTGTGAAGCAACTGAACAATTCGCGACCTCCTACGAAGTAAAGCCTGCTAAACTACCCAGAGGAAAATATCGAAACATAAGCGGCAACACCGCCACCGCTCTTGGGCTCATTGCAGCATCTCAGAAATCAGGTTTGCCGCTCTTTTTAGGAAGTTACCCAATCACGCCCGCGAGTGATATTTTGCATGAGTTATCAAAGTATAAACACTACGGCGTCCGTACTTTCCAGGCAGAAGATGAAATTGCCGCCATTTGTTCGGTGATTGGAGCCGCCTATTCCGGCTCATTAGCGGTTACTTCTACAAGCGGCCCGGGATTAGCACTTAAAGGTGAAGCCCTTGGCTTAGCCATTTCTGTCGAACTTCCGCTGGTCGTATGCAACGTTCAGCGAGCCGGCCCAAGTACAGGTATGCCAACCAAAACCGAGCAAGCCGATTTAATGCAGGCTTTGTACGGCAGAAACGGCGAGGCGCCCCTTCCGGTTGTTGCGGCTTCCAAACCTGCCGATTGCTTTGAAACAGCTTACGAAGCTTGCCGAATTGCCATTAAACATATGACCCCGGTTCTTTTTTTATCCGACGGCTACTTAGCCAATGGCGCCGAACCCTGGCCCATACCGAAAGCCGAGGATCTGCCGGAAATCCCGGTTAATTTCGCAAAAGATCCGGAAAGCTTTGAGCCGTTTTTGCGAGATGAGGATACCCTGGCACGGCCTTGGGCAATTCCCGGAACTCCCGGATTGGAACATAGAATCGGCGGCATTGAAAAAGAGGCAGTAACCGGCAATGTTAGTTATGATCCGCGCAATCATGAGTACATGACTCGAATGCGCGCTGAAAAAATCGAAAAAATTGCCAACGACATCCCCCCTACTGAAATTGAAGGCAAAAAAACCGGGGATTTACTTTTAGTTGGTTGGGGCAGCACTTATGGTGCAATTAAGACTGCGGTCGAGCACAAACAAAAAGAAGGCAAGCCGGTTTCCAGAATTCATATAATACATCTTAACCCACTTCCAAAAGATTTGGGGGAAATCTTAAAAAGTTTCAAACATGTTTTGATACCGGAAATTAACGCCGGTCAACTTGTGAACGTCATCAGAGCAAAATATATGGTTCCCGCAATTGGGTTTAATAAAGTGCAGGGACTACCTTTCTTTTCATCAGAGATTGAGCAAAAAATTGACGAAATTTTGGAGAGCAAATAA
- a CDS encoding 2-oxoacid:ferredoxin oxidoreductase subunit beta — protein MNAETKAISPNGPTELKLTKKDFESDQEVRWCPGCGDYAILAQTQRTLPDLNIPKEKYVFVSGIGCSSRFPYYMDTYGFHTIHGRAPAIATGIKITNPDLSVWVITGDGDALSIGGNHFIHLLRRNVDINVILFNNRIYGLTKGQYSPTSEFGKVTKSTPFGSVDHPFNPVSVALGASATFVARTTDRDPAHLQKIIKRASAHKGTALIEVLQNCNIFNDGTWFKYTDKNSKAENVVYLEHGKPLVFGAEQDKGIRLNGFRPEAVSLTNGKYSEKDLLVHDEKDTDATYAFILSHMMDNPNLPIPVGVFRAIDKVCYEDAMAQQIEASKEKFGKPDLQALLEAGDTWDVE, from the coding sequence ATGAATGCAGAAACGAAGGCCATTTCACCAAATGGCCCAACAGAGCTGAAGCTGACTAAGAAAGATTTCGAATCCGATCAGGAGGTTCGCTGGTGCCCGGGTTGTGGAGATTATGCCATTCTGGCCCAAACACAACGGACGTTACCTGATTTAAACATTCCAAAGGAAAAATATGTGTTTGTATCTGGAATCGGTTGTTCAAGCAGGTTTCCATACTACATGGACACTTATGGATTTCATACAATCCACGGACGCGCTCCAGCGATTGCCACCGGAATTAAAATCACAAATCCTGACCTTTCAGTCTGGGTCATTACCGGCGACGGTGATGCATTAAGCATTGGTGGAAATCATTTCATCCATCTGTTGCGCCGCAATGTAGATATTAACGTAATTCTATTCAATAATCGAATTTACGGATTGACCAAAGGGCAGTACTCACCAACTTCCGAATTTGGGAAGGTGACAAAATCGACGCCATTTGGCTCAGTGGATCATCCGTTTAACCCGGTCAGTGTGGCACTCGGCGCGAGCGCAACTTTTGTAGCGCGTACCACGGATAGAGATCCTGCCCATTTGCAAAAGATCATAAAACGGGCTTCCGCGCATAAAGGAACCGCTTTAATTGAAGTCTTACAGAACTGCAATATTTTTAATGATGGCACCTGGTTTAAATATACGGACAAAAATTCCAAAGCTGAGAACGTCGTTTATCTTGAACATGGCAAGCCGCTGGTTTTTGGCGCTGAACAAGACAAGGGAATCCGGCTCAACGGATTTAGACCGGAGGCCGTGTCTTTGACAAATGGTAAATATTCTGAGAAGGACTTACTGGTGCATGATGAAAAAGACACCGACGCGACCTACGCCTTCATTTTGAGTCACATGATGGACAACCCAAACCTCCCCATTCCCGTTGGAGTTTTTCGCGCAATCGACAAGGTGTGTTATGAAGACGCAATGGCCCAGCAAATCGAAGCTTCCAAGGAGAAATTTGGCAAACCCGATCTGCAGGCGCTGCTTGAGGCCGGAGACACATGGGATGTGGAATAG